TAACATAACCGAATTTATTATTTTAAGAAGTTCTGAAATCTTTTTACTAAAAGATGTTAAAAACTCTTCATTCAGATAAGAGGATTCACTTATTTTGAATATAAGCCGAATAAAATGTCTATCTTTATTTATTTGAGCAGTTTCCTCAGCAGGCTGAGCATTATCAATAATTTCTTTTAGATATCGTATAAGTTCTTTATTCTCTCTTGTAGATGCAAAATCTACCGCTCTTATACGTTGGTATTTAAATATCTCAAACTTATTTTTTTGAATTAGATTGTAAATCTTTATAATTTCAGCTCTATTAATTACAGGTCTACTATAAGAATCCCTTATTATTGACATATAATCATCTTCTAGCTGTTTAAAGTCTAGATACAATTCTTGTTTTTTCTTGTCATTTTTTACAGCCCCAATAAATTTAATCACTTCTTCTATTTCATTAATAATACATAAAATATTGTCAGCAAGATCTTTTAGCTCTAATCCTTTAATACAGTCTATAAATTGATAAAATTCATCATTAGTATATTTATCTTCTTTATCAAAATCAATGACTATTCTGCGTAAATGTTGAATTGCTTTTATTTGTTGTTTTGACAATCCAAATTTGTTAACTAACAAATTTGTAAGTTCTTCGTTATTATTTGAATTTTGATCAAATCCATTACTTTCTTTAAAGCGAATTTTAAATTTTATATCTTCTCCATCTTCTTCGGTACTTATATCCACTAATCCTTTTAAATGACAGCTTCCAAACAGTCCCATTAAT
This window of the Borrelia hispanica CRI genome carries:
- a CDS encoding BTA121 domain-containing protein surface lipoprotein, giving the protein MLIKILVLLLMGLFGSCHLKGLVDISTEEDGEDIKFKIRFKESNGFDQNSNNNEELTNLLVNKFGLSKQQIKAIQHLRRIVIDFDKEDKYTNDEFYQFIDCIKGLELKDLADNILCIINEIEEVIKFIGAVKNDKKKQELYLDFKQLEDDYMSIIRDSYSRPVINRAEIIKIYNLIQKNKFEIFKYQRIRAVDFASTRENKELIRYLKEIIDNAQPAEETAQINKDRHFIRLIFKISESSYLNEEFLTSFSKKISELLKIINSVMLVINNEQDPNKKQEMETTFNEVKEQYESDIVNVYMNPANMNERPDWSQFLGLQERIFLYKNSFNSIITSS